TTTTTAGTACCACCCACTGTTTTTCTTTTACCCTTTCTGGTTCTTGAGTTGGTTCTCGTCTGTTGCCCTCTCACTGGAAGACCTCTGGCATGCCTCAGACCTCTGTAACAACCCATATCCATAAGCCTTTTTATATTCATTTGTACCTCTCTTCTGAGGTCCCCTTCAACCCTGTAATTCTGCTCTATAAACTTCCTTATGGTGTTAAGCTCATCGGGAGTTAGCTCGCCAAGCCTCTTACTGCAAGGAATACCTGTTTTCTCACAGATCTCCCTGGATCTTGACCAGCCTATACCGTAAAGATAAGTCAGAGCTACTTCTAACTTT
This region of Hydrogenobacter sp. genomic DNA includes:
- the rpsM gene encoding 30S ribosomal protein S13 encodes the protein MARIAGVDLPDHKKLEVALTYLYGIGWSRSREICEKTGIPCSKRLGELTPDELNTIRKFIEQNYRVEGDLRREVQMNIKRLMDMGCYRGLRHARGLPVRGQQTRTNSRTRKGKRKTVGGTKKKIAK